The nucleotide sequence GGAGGTGTCCAAGACGAGTTGCCACAAGCTGTCCGCGGGTGAGGCATCGTAGCACGCGCGCCAGTCGGAGGAAGACAATGAAGAAAGCCTACGTCCTGCTTTTTGATGGCTACGCGGATTGGGAAATCGGCTATGTGCTGGCCGAACTGCGCCGTATCGGCAACCTGCCGGTGGCGACTGTCGGATTCACGGACGCCCCTGTCGTTTCCATGGGCGGGTTGACGGTCACCCCGGACACGACCTTGGCCGCCGTCGTCCCCGACGATGTCCGGCTGTTCATCCTTCCGGGCGGAACGCTGTGGGAGCAGGCCTACCCGGCCGAGGCGCTCCACGCCCTGCTCCAGGCCCTTGACCGCCAGGCCGTCCCCCTGGCCGCGATCTGCGCGGCCACGACCGTTTTCGCCAAGGCCGGCGTCCTTAACGGCAAAAAGCACACGTCCAATGCCTTGAAATATCTTCAGGAGCACGTTCCCGGTTATCAAGGGGACAAGGACTACGTGGACGAACTGGCCGTCACCGACGGCCATGTGACCACGGCCAGCGGCCTGGGCAGCGTCGAATTCACCAGGAACATTCTGGAAGCCTTGGCAATCGTCACCCCGCAGCTCCGGGATCTCTGGTACCGCGCCTTCAAGTACGGGGACTACCCTAAGGAGTTCGGCTAACCCCCACGCCCGGCGACACTGCCGCGCGGCCGCCCCAGGCCGCGTTGTCCCTGCAGCGGCTGCACCAGCCCATAGGGGATGACTCCCCCGAGAGAGCAACCGGGCCATCGCCGTTTGGCTCATGATGTTAGAGGCTCGGCAAAGCATGGAACGCATAAGGCATGGCATGCCCGTCATCATCGTGCCCGGTCACCCTGAAGACTACCCCGCCCTGGCCGCACTCTGGGAAGCCTCGGTGCGGGCCAGCCACCACTTTGTCGCCGAGGCGGACATCCACTTTTTCAAGCCGCTGGTGCGCGACGTCTATCTGGGCGCGGTGACGCTCACCTGCGCCTTTGACGGCGTCGGTGATGGACGGGCGCTTGGATTTTCAGGCGTGGCCGAAGGGAAGATCGAAATGCTGTTCGTGGCCCCGGAGGCCTTTGGCCGGGGCATCGGCACGAAGCTTCTGCGCCATGCCGTGGAGACCCTCGGCGCGCGCGAAGTGGACGTCAACGAGCAGAATGCTCGCACTGTGGCATTCTATCTGCGCCGGGGATTCGTCGTTGTTGGACGCTCGGAATTGGACGGGACCGGGCGGCCTTATCCGCTGTTGCATATGCGGCTTGCCTGAGAATGGAGTCATAACTGACTGGGCGGGATGCGTATGGGCTGGGTGTACAGAGATAGTATTCACCTGGCAGTGCCGCCCTGGCGGGGTACCGTTTAAGCTGCTTCCATTGGTTCTTCCCCGGAGCCTCCCTTGATGGTTGGGATGCCCTCCAGGAGAACTTGGCAAGGCGCCCTGCCGTTCATGCCACGTCCTTGATGCGGACGTTCGTGATTGTAATGATGAAAATAGCCTTCAATGTCCGTTTGCATCTCCACTACTGACTCGGCCATGCAGCCCCTCTCCCCCAACGCGCAGATGTCTGCTCACGACATGGTGCCTAACAGCGTGTTGATAAACTCCGCCAAGTGACCGAGAATCCTGCCATCGGGGTTCCGGAGGTGATCTGATGGGGCTTGGCCGTCAGGGTGATCAGCAGGGGACGATGTATCTGGCCTATGGATGAGATTCCTCGGTCTCGTGGGCACGCTTTTTACTATCGTCTCCAGCAGATTCTCCGGAAAGCCGGCTTCTGATCGGCGACAATTATTCTTGAGCATTCCTCAGCAGAACCAGGCGTATTTATCTCCAAAACTAGCTATAATTGCGGATTTTTCACCAAAATAGTTGCCGCACTCACTCTTGGAGAATTATTTAGTGCCCGCCGTAACTGATTGCACAGCCGAGAGCTTGTTCTCAACGCGAAGTATTTCTAGCACGTATAGCAGACACTTGAATTTACTCTTGACTATCTTTTGAATTTTCATGAAAAGAAAACTAGAACAGGCAAATCAACTTCTATTCGCTCTACCACTAATTACAAATACAAACATTTATCATTTTGAATTAATTCAATTCTAGAAACGAAATTGCCAATGCAGAAAACATGAAAAAATTTAACACAACAACAAGAACATTGCACAACTATACAATATACAAAGAGCTATACCATGATTAAAAAAATTTATACAACAAACCTTAAGCCAGGGATGTACGTAATAGAATCAGGGTTGTCCAAAAACGACAACCCACATATCTATTCAAAAGAAGGTGAAATTGAAAACACAAGCCAGATACAGGATATCATCTCCGCTGGCTATCTAGACGTCTTCATAGACTCAAACAAAGGAAGTTATTTCAAGAGCAATCCAAGCGAAAAGGTTCCAATCATTGAAGAATATGAGACCCTCTCCGTCTCCAAGCACAAGATAGAGTCTGGAGGCAGAAGCTTTGACTCGATGGGGGCACACATAGAGGAGGCTGAACTTGTCTACAAAAACTCATTGGACTATGTAAAAGACCTTGTAGACTCATTAAAATTCAAAAAGAAAATAGACTTCAGTAAAAGTGAAGAATGCATTAATGACATATTTTCACATATCAACAACAACATTGACTCGCTTCTATTTATTTCAAAGCTAAAAAAACATGATACGTATACGTACACTCACAACTTAAATGTCTCTATCTTTTCTATTGCGTTTGCATCAGCTATTGGCCTTGGCGAAGATAATATCAAAATCATTGGGTTATCAGGCTTATTTCACGATATTGGGAAGTTATACATCAACGAAGATATACTAAACAAACCAGACAAACTTACCGCCAAAGAATTTGAGGAAATAAAAAAACATCCAACTCTTGGATTTAATATTTTACAAAAAGACAAAAATGCTGCGACTGAAGTGTGCAAAGCTGCCCATGAACATCACGAAAAGCATTCAGGAGGAGGCTACCCACAAAGCATTA is from Solidesulfovibrio magneticus RS-1 and encodes:
- a CDS encoding HD-GYP domain-containing protein, whose protein sequence is MIKKIYTTNLKPGMYVIESGLSKNDNPHIYSKEGEIENTSQIQDIISAGYLDVFIDSNKGSYFKSNPSEKVPIIEEYETLSVSKHKIESGGRSFDSMGAHIEEAELVYKNSLDYVKDLVDSLKFKKKIDFSKSEECINDIFSHINNNIDSLLFISKLKKHDTYTYTHNLNVSIFSIAFASAIGLGEDNIKIIGLSGLFHDIGKLYINEDILNKPDKLTAKEFEEIKKHPTLGFNILQKDKNAATEVCKAAHEHHEKHSGGGYPQSISYKKISTYASLISIIDVFDALTSNRSYKRKIDLHKALGIIFNLKGTSFYPALVDKFIKFLGIYPVGSIVLLSSGEKAIVTEQNSANLLRPKIRIVMDKNNHYQKVIDLDLVNERTEGADKLDISECLSPENCRINISDFLR
- a CDS encoding DJ-1/PfpI family protein is translated as MKKAYVLLFDGYADWEIGYVLAELRRIGNLPVATVGFTDAPVVSMGGLTVTPDTTLAAVVPDDVRLFILPGGTLWEQAYPAEALHALLQALDRQAVPLAAICAATTVFAKAGVLNGKKHTSNALKYLQEHVPGYQGDKDYVDELAVTDGHVTTASGLGSVEFTRNILEALAIVTPQLRDLWYRAFKYGDYPKEFG
- a CDS encoding GNAT family N-acetyltransferase, with amino-acid sequence MERIRHGMPVIIVPGHPEDYPALAALWEASVRASHHFVAEADIHFFKPLVRDVYLGAVTLTCAFDGVGDGRALGFSGVAEGKIEMLFVAPEAFGRGIGTKLLRHAVETLGAREVDVNEQNARTVAFYLRRGFVVVGRSELDGTGRPYPLLHMRLA